One window of Amaranthus tricolor cultivar Red isolate AtriRed21 chromosome 11, ASM2621246v1, whole genome shotgun sequence genomic DNA carries:
- the LOC130827603 gene encoding cytokinin riboside 5'-monophosphate phosphoribohydrolase LOG4-like — protein MEGKVEVKQSKFGRICVFCGSSQGKKTSYQEAAIELGKELVSRNIDLVYGGGSIGLMGLVSQAVHSGGRHVIGVIPKTLMPREITGETVGEVKAVADMHQRKAEMARHSDAFIALPGGYGTLEELLEVITWAQLGIHDKPVGLLNVDGYYNSLLTFIDQAVEEGFISPNARHIIVSAPTAEELVKKLEEYIPCHEGVVSKMCWEMEQLEYSQQCDVSR, from the exons ATGGAGGGAAAAGTTGAGGTTAAGCAATCTAAGTTTGGAAGAATATGTGTCTTTTGTGGGAGTAGTCAAGGCAAGAAAACTAGCTATCAAGAAGCTGCCATTGAACTTGGAAAAGAATTG GTATCAAGGAACATTGACTTAGTATATGGAGGAGGAAGCATAGGGTTAATGGGTTTAGTTTCTCAAGCTGTTCATAGTGGAGGTCGGCATGTTATTGG AGTGATTCCCAAGACGCTCATGCCTCGAGAG ATAACTGGCGAAACTGTAGGGGAAGTCAAGGCTGTGGCAGATATGCATCAAAGAAAAGCAGAGATGGCTCGCCACTCTGATGCTTTTATTGCATTACCAg GTGGTTATGGAACTCTAGAAGAACTACTAGAGGTGATAACATGGGCTCAACTCGGCATTCACGACAAACCG GTGGGTTTACTAAATGTGGATGGGTACTACAATTCACTTCTCACTTTCATCGACCAAGCTGTGGAAGAAGGGTTCATTAGTCCTAATGCACGCCATATTATTGTTTCTGCTCCTACCGCGGAAGAATTAGTCAAAAAATTAGAG GAATACATTCCTTGCCATGAAGGAGTCGTTTCCAAAATGTGCTGGGAGATGGAGCAGCTTGAATACAGCCAGCAATGCGACGTATCTAGATGA
- the LOC130827605 gene encoding pentatricopeptide repeat-containing protein At4g02750-like yields the protein MPDRNIVSWNTMIIWYSRGNLIQIALKSFICMPGKDVFSYTAMITGLCMVSCVSDAWRLFIEMPDHNAASWAAIISGYQQNGLAAETLNLFKEMLAANVEPNCYSFTTVLSASAELALLSVSKQLYLQLLKRGYEQNSHIGNSVLSTFMKCGSLEDAKCVFESLHNRNIVSWNCMITGYAQQGDGLRAIMTFHQMQKCRISPDRISFLGVLMGCCHHGLVREGEEYFQSMTNDYGIFPGCEHYACLTDLFARAGLLKKAHKVVMEMPFKPTPVFWRSILNGCRIWKCPELGVYAANQLSRFEPSESWTSPFVRDSGKLNDLPFLRTLKKEPETRKQMGCSWVEIQGRTYLFTSRDETHLETYEIYEMNDLLIYESLGNFRVRNYELTYYEE from the coding sequence ATGCCTGACAGAAATATTGTTTCTTGGAATACTATGATTATTTGGTATAGTAGAGGAAACTTAATTCAAATTGCATTGAAATCATTCATTTGTATGCCCGGTAAAGATGTTTTTAGTTATACAGCAATGATCACTGGACTTTGTATGGTGTCTTGTGTTAGTGATGCTTGGCGTTTGTTTATAGAAATGCCGGATCATAATGCGGCTTCATGGGCTGCAATCATCTCTGGTTATCAGCAGAATGGGTTGGCAGCTGAAACATTGAATCTGTTTAAGGAAATGTTGGCAGCTAATGTTGAACCCAATTGTTATTCATTTACTACTGTTTTGAGTGCTTCAGCAGAATTAGCATTGCTGTCAGTGAGTAAACAGCTTTACTTACAACTTCTTAAAAGAGGGTATGAGCAGAATTCCCATATAGGGAATTCTGTTCTTTCTACATTCATGAAATGTGGTAGTCTCGAGGATGCAAAGTGTGTTTTCGAGAGTTTACATAATCGGAATATTGTTAGTTGGAATTGTATGATTACTGGTTATGCTCAACAAGGGGATGGCTTAAGAGCAATCATGACATTCCATCAGATGCAGAAATGTCGCATTTCACCTGATCGAATAAGTTTTCTTGGAGTTCTTATGGGGTGTTGCCACCATGGTTTGGTCAGAGAAGGAGAGGAATATTTTCAAAGTATGACTAATGATTATGGGATTTTTCCTGGGTGTGAGCATTATGCTTGCTTGACAGATCTTTTTGCGCGTGCTGGGCTACTCAAAAAGGCACATAAGGTTGTCATGGAAATGCCTTTTAAACCTACACCTGTGTTTTGGCGATCAATTCTAAATGGATGTAGGATTTGGAAATGTCCCGAGTTGGGTGTTTATGCAGCTAATCAACTTTCAAGATTCGAGCCTTCTGAATCATGGACTTCTCCCTTTGTTCGTGATTCTGGCAAACTAAATGACCTACCTTTCTTAAGGACGCTGAAAAAGGAGCCAGAAACCAGAAAGCAGATGGGCTGTAGCTGGGTGGAGATTCAGGGGAGGACTTATTTGTTCACATCTAGAGATGAAACCCATTTGGAAACATATGAAATTTATGAAATGAATGACCTATTGATCTACGAAAGCCTAGGGAATTTCAGAGTTCGTAATTATGAGCTAACTTATtacgaagaatga